Proteins co-encoded in one Kutzneria chonburiensis genomic window:
- a CDS encoding NAD(P)/FAD-dependent oxidoreductase, with product MRVAVVGGGVIGLCSALSLAHKGFDVTVVERDRLGSGASRGNAGEICPDLVEPLPAPGVIAGALRTLHRPDAALHIHPAISPGLVRFLAAFARNATRRRYRHGATALSTLAAGTFELFDELGVSAIRDGFLFAYGSATSAQEARRGFLALGAPVGEVRLDLAEPCLGPGAVAGFVVERQWSIDPGAFVDALAARLRGLGVEIVEGARVTRVDEADGRVRVHTSAGEVESEAAVLAAGVWTRELGRTLGADLNLFPGKGYSFSVAADKPPSRLVHLGDAHVAVTPLGDRLRIAGTMEFDRDHDRFNPRRIDAIVRAARPYLSGVDWAGRREEWVGPRPMTPDGLPAIGRFPDRANVFVATGHNMLGLMLAPATGRLVAGMLAGEPAPAAFDPRRLARRCGDRLGGRG from the coding sequence GTGAGGGTGGCCGTGGTCGGCGGCGGCGTGATCGGCCTGTGCAGTGCGCTCTCCTTGGCGCACAAGGGTTTCGATGTCACGGTGGTGGAACGCGACCGGCTCGGCAGTGGGGCGTCGAGGGGCAACGCCGGGGAGATCTGCCCGGACCTGGTCGAGCCGCTGCCGGCGCCCGGCGTGATCGCCGGGGCGCTGCGGACCCTGCACCGGCCGGACGCCGCGTTGCACATCCATCCCGCGATCAGCCCGGGCCTGGTCCGGTTCCTGGCGGCCTTCGCCCGCAACGCGACCCGCCGCCGCTACCGGCACGGGGCGACCGCGCTGAGCACCTTGGCCGCCGGCACCTTCGAGCTGTTCGACGAGCTCGGGGTGTCGGCGATCCGTGACGGATTCCTGTTCGCCTACGGCTCGGCGACGTCGGCCCAGGAGGCTCGGCGGGGGTTCCTCGCCTTGGGAGCGCCGGTCGGCGAGGTCCGGCTGGACCTGGCCGAACCGTGCCTGGGCCCGGGTGCGGTGGCTGGATTCGTCGTGGAACGGCAGTGGTCCATCGATCCGGGCGCGTTCGTCGACGCCCTGGCGGCGCGGCTGCGTGGGCTCGGCGTGGAGATCGTCGAGGGGGCGCGGGTCACCCGCGTGGACGAGGCCGATGGGCGGGTCCGGGTGCACACCAGCGCCGGCGAGGTCGAGTCGGAAGCGGCGGTCCTGGCCGCCGGGGTGTGGACCCGTGAGCTCGGCCGCACGCTGGGCGCGGACCTGAACCTGTTTCCCGGCAAGGGATACAGCTTCTCCGTGGCCGCCGACAAGCCGCCGAGCCGACTGGTCCACCTCGGCGACGCGCACGTGGCCGTGACGCCGCTCGGCGACCGGCTGCGCATCGCCGGCACGATGGAGTTCGACCGCGACCACGACCGGTTCAACCCGCGCCGGATCGACGCCATCGTCCGCGCCGCCCGCCCCTACCTCAGCGGCGTCGACTGGGCGGGCCGCCGCGAGGAATGGGTCGGTCCACGTCCCATGACGCCCGACGGTCTGCCGGCCATCGGCCGTTTTCCCGATCGTGCCAACGTTTTTGTCGCCACCGGCCACAACATGCTCGGCCTGATGCTGGCCCCGGCGACCGGCCGCCTGGTCGCCGGGATGCTCGCGGGTGAGCCTGCGCCGGCGGCGTTCGATCCACGGCGGCTGGCCCGGCGTTGCGGCGACCGGCTCGGCGGCCGTGGGTGA
- a CDS encoding RICIN domain-containing protein, with translation MLRFSLLRRSIGAVAVFLFVAVIALVGGTSTASASGANPDRVSHSAHRALRPSQAYPTFKSLDGGMCLDVNMSDNAKEAWVPLTVWDCNFGDNQQFALNSPGGTACCALINQASQKCMDAGDPGNTGQFWNGQDVGVFPCKTGIPPNQNFRWYDPGPNTLGYGEIRVGGKCVEIRVDSNNPYSPPNRGWKIQLWDCNGQSWQYWKLFSL, from the coding sequence ATGCTCAGATTCTCCCTGCTGCGGCGTTCGATCGGCGCTGTGGCGGTGTTCCTCTTCGTGGCTGTCATCGCTCTCGTTGGTGGCACGTCAACGGCATCGGCGTCCGGAGCGAACCCGGACCGCGTGTCCCACTCCGCGCATCGGGCTCTTCGGCCCAGCCAGGCTTATCCGACCTTCAAGAGCCTGGACGGGGGTATGTGTCTGGATGTCAATATGTCGGACAATGCCAAGGAGGCCTGGGTTCCACTGACCGTGTGGGACTGCAACTTCGGGGACAACCAGCAGTTCGCCTTGAACTCGCCCGGCGGGACAGCGTGCTGTGCGCTGATCAACCAGGCCAGTCAGAAGTGTATGGACGCCGGCGATCCGGGCAATACCGGTCAGTTCTGGAACGGTCAGGATGTCGGGGTGTTTCCCTGCAAGACCGGCATCCCGCCCAATCAGAACTTCCGTTGGTACGACCCGGGGCCCAACACCCTCGGCTACGGCGAGATCCGTGTCGGTGGCAAGTGTGTTGAGATACGCGTTGACTCGAACAATCCTTATTCCCCGCCCAATCGGGGCTGGAAGATCCAGCTCTGGGACTGCAACGGTCAATCGTGGCAGTATTGGAAGCTGTTCAGTTTGTAA
- a CDS encoding MFS transporter, translating into MATTLERARPSRTHWLITMYAGGGEFCDGYILSIIGVALPLVTGAFSLDAAGAGLIGSASLIGMFVGGLVFGRVTDLVGRQKVYLFDIAAFILLSVLQLFADAPWQLVVLRLLMGVAIGADFAIAGTIASEFAPQRSRGPLLVVMVTMWSVGAAVAYVVGWAMLSAGPEAWRWMLASSAIPAALILFLRMGTPESPRWLLSKGRVDEARAVVRQMLGPDADLSDIEADTGATGRYRDMFHRPYLRRTVFVCVFWACQLLPIYAISTYEPTILHSFGLATGDAAYLGAVVIQIFYVLGSLSGALFVNRGRRTLLLWSFAISALPLLGLAALDGPSAITVVTLFVVFGVASFASQCLQAIYPSELFPTGIRATANGFATGISRVGAALGTFGAPILLGYSTRLAMLVGAVIAVVGWLVSYWLAPETSGKTLSESSR; encoded by the coding sequence ATGGCGACCACACTGGAGCGGGCGAGACCGTCCCGCACGCACTGGCTCATCACGATGTACGCGGGCGGCGGGGAGTTCTGCGACGGGTACATCCTCAGCATCATCGGGGTGGCCCTGCCGCTGGTCACCGGAGCGTTCTCGCTGGACGCGGCCGGGGCGGGGCTGATCGGGTCGGCCTCGCTGATCGGGATGTTCGTGGGCGGCCTGGTGTTCGGCCGCGTGACGGACCTGGTCGGCCGGCAGAAGGTGTACCTGTTCGACATCGCGGCGTTCATCCTGCTGTCGGTGCTCCAGCTGTTCGCGGACGCGCCGTGGCAGCTGGTAGTGCTGCGACTGCTGATGGGAGTGGCGATCGGCGCGGACTTCGCGATCGCCGGCACGATCGCGTCGGAGTTCGCGCCGCAGCGCTCGCGCGGCCCGCTGCTGGTGGTGATGGTGACGATGTGGTCGGTCGGCGCGGCCGTCGCCTACGTGGTCGGCTGGGCGATGCTGTCGGCGGGCCCGGAGGCGTGGCGGTGGATGCTGGCCAGCAGCGCGATCCCGGCGGCGTTGATCCTGTTCCTCCGCATGGGCACGCCGGAATCGCCGCGCTGGCTGCTGTCCAAGGGCCGGGTCGACGAGGCGCGGGCGGTGGTGCGGCAGATGCTCGGACCGGACGCGGACCTCTCGGACATCGAGGCCGACACCGGTGCCACCGGTCGGTACCGCGACATGTTCCACCGGCCGTACCTGCGGCGGACGGTGTTCGTGTGCGTGTTCTGGGCCTGCCAGCTGCTGCCGATCTACGCGATCAGCACGTACGAGCCGACGATCCTGCACTCGTTCGGCCTGGCCACCGGCGACGCGGCGTACCTGGGCGCGGTGGTGATCCAGATCTTCTACGTGCTGGGTTCGCTGTCCGGGGCGCTGTTCGTCAACCGCGGCCGGCGCACGCTGCTGCTGTGGAGCTTCGCCATCTCGGCCCTGCCACTGCTCGGCCTGGCCGCGCTGGACGGGCCGTCGGCGATCACGGTGGTGACGCTGTTCGTGGTGTTCGGCGTGGCCTCCTTCGCCAGCCAGTGCCTCCAGGCGATCTACCCGTCGGAGCTGTTCCCGACCGGGATCCGGGCCACCGCCAACGGTTTCGCCACCGGCATCAGCCGGGTCGGGGCCGCGCTCGGCACCTTCGGCGCGCCGATCCTGCTCGGGTACAGCACCCGGCTGGCCATGCTGGTCGGCGCGGTGATCGCGGTGGTCGGCTGGCTGGTGTCGTACTGGCTGGCGCCGGAGACGAGCGGCAAGACGCTGAGCGAGTCGTCCCGGTGA